GCGCTTTAAGAAAGATTTTTTGCGTATATGCGCCGGGCCTTGCAGTTTTATGATGTGTCCGATAATATTGTATTATCGGACATAGATGAGAGAAATGGCAAATCATGGCCAAAACAGAGCAGAAATCACCATTATCAGCCAAATACGCAGCGCAAGGGCAGGAAAAGGACGAGAGCGATTATCCCGATCTTGATCAGATCGCTCTACCGGTACATCTGGTCGGGTCTGGTACCCTCGACCGGCTGATTGAGTCCGCCCGCGATTATGCTCGCCATGCAACTGCCGAGAATACCCACAAGGCCTATGCTCAGGATTGGGCGGATTTCTCTCGTTGGTGCCGACGCCGCGGCGCAGATCCTCTTCCTCCTTCGTCCGAGTTAATCGGCCTTTACCTAGCCGATCTCGCTGCACCACAGGATCACTGCCCAGGCTTGGCCGCCAGCAGCATCGAACGGCGCCTCTCCGGGTTGGGTTGGGCGTACCGACAGCGCGGCTTCGTGCTGGAGCGCAAAAATCGCCACATCACCACCGTTCTGGCTGGAATTCGGCGCAAACATGCCCGCCCGCCCCACCAGAAGGAAGCGCTCGGACCCAGCGATATTCATGCCATGCTGGCCACCCTACCCTTCGATCTGCGTGGCCTACGCGACCGGGCGATCCTGCTTATCGGCTACGCGGGCGGATTGCGCCGGTCCGAAATTATTAGCCTCGATGTCGGCCACGACGATACACTGGATAGCGCGGGCTGGATCGAGATCCTTGACGACGGAGTTCTGCTCACGCTGAACACCAAGACCGGATGGCGCGAGGTGGAGATTGGACGCGGGTCCAGCGACCAGACCTGTCCGGTCCATGCGCTGGAACAATGGCTCCACTTCGGCAAAATTCATGCTGGACCGGTCTTCGTGGCTGTTTCGCGTGATAGCAATCATGCCTTGGGGAAACGTCTGAATGACAGGCATGTGGCCCGGTTGATCAAGCGCACTGTGCACGATGCCGGGCTACGTCCTGAATTGTCTGAGGCCGAGCGGCTGAAACTCTATTCAGGCCATTCCCTACGCGCCGGGCTCGCCTCCTCGGCAGAAGTCGATGAGCGCTATGTCCAAAAGCAGCTAGGCCATGCCTCAGCAGAGATGACCCGCCGCTATCAGCGCCAACGTGACCGGTTTCGCGTCAACCTGACGAAAGCCGCCGGGCTGTGAAAGGGCCCGCTCGACCATCAGCCAGCCAACTATCCGCGGACGATCAGTATACCCACGCGCCGCGCGCCAAAACCGCAATGCGGCGCGTGGTAGAAGGCTCTGCATTTTGATTGGTGCGCTTGCAGTATTTCCTTATATGATTTCAATCGGTTGGCGAAAACCTATCTGATGCAGAGTTGAAACAGATATCAATAATCTGCGGCATATACGCATAATGAAGAAAGGGACGAACAGCGCCTAGAGCGAGCGGAGCAACACCGTAGTGTCCGGCAGGCGCGCCAGGCTGGCGTCTATCCGGTCGCGCCATTTCGCACCGCGGTCGCGGGCATCTTCAAGCGCGTCCAGTAGGTCTTCGGGGCGATCCGCTGCCAGCGCCGCGATCAGGAAGGCGGCCTGCGCGCGGTCCTTTTGCGCCTTGATCCGGTCGCTGTCACGGCGGCGTTCCGCAACGATCAGCTTGTGAATGGCATAGCGCTCGGGCC
This Paracoccus saliphilus DNA region includes the following protein-coding sequences:
- a CDS encoding tyrosine-type recombinase/integrase, whose protein sequence is MAKTEQKSPLSAKYAAQGQEKDESDYPDLDQIALPVHLVGSGTLDRLIESARDYARHATAENTHKAYAQDWADFSRWCRRRGADPLPPSSELIGLYLADLAAPQDHCPGLAASSIERRLSGLGWAYRQRGFVLERKNRHITTVLAGIRRKHARPPHQKEALGPSDIHAMLATLPFDLRGLRDRAILLIGYAGGLRRSEIISLDVGHDDTLDSAGWIEILDDGVLLTLNTKTGWREVEIGRGSSDQTCPVHALEQWLHFGKIHAGPVFVAVSRDSNHALGKRLNDRHVARLIKRTVHDAGLRPELSEAERLKLYSGHSLRAGLASSAEVDERYVQKQLGHASAEMTRRYQRQRDRFRVNLTKAAGL